The Thermococcus eurythermalis genomic sequence ACGAGGCAAGGCCAAAGGAGTCCCCCGTAGAAAGGTTCTATAGAGATTTTGTTGATATTTGATATTAGCTCCCCAAATATTTAAAACCCCCTCTTCTCCACCCGGTGGGGTGGTGGGAATGTACACGGAAGAAGAACTCCTGAGAGAGATTAGGGAACTCCTTGACGATGACAAGCTCTTCGAGGCCTACGAGAAGGCCTTTAGGGAATACCACTACTACTTCGACACGGCCAACTACATAGTGCTCAACGTCTACCAGTTCAACGACCACGGGCCAGTGCACGTGCTCCTGACAACGAGGAGGGCTCTGGAACTGCTGAGGATTATCAAGAAGTTCGGAATTCAGACGACGGCGGAGAAGCTCGGTAAACCCCTGTGGTGGAGCAAGTTCATAGTCGCTTTCGGCGCGCTCTTCCACGACATCGGCAACATGATACACAGGATTAACCACTACGAGTTCAGCGTTTTCCTGGCCGAGCCCATAATTGAAAAGCTCGTCAATGAGTTCGAGAAGCGCGATCCCCTGCTGCTGAAGGCCCTTACGCTCAACGCTATTTACACCCATGACGAGCACGTGCCGTGCACCACCATAGAGGGCTCCCTCATCACGATAGCCGACGGTTGCGACATGGAGGCCGGCAGGAGCAGGCTCGTCCACAAAAAGGACAAGGTTGACATCCACGCGGTCTCGGCGATGGCCATAGACAGGGTGGAAATCCGCGAGGGCGACGAGAACCAGCCAATACTAATCGAGATATGGATGAAGCACCCGGCAGGGATATTTCAGGTGGACGAAATCCTGACGAAGAAGGTCAGGAGCTCCCTGCTCACTGGAAATATTCGGCTGAGGATTCACACGGGCAAGGGCGGCGAAGTCCTCGAAAAGGTTATTTGAGCCTTTTTCTATTTTTCAACATGCTCATCGAGGCCTACCGCGACATTAAATACCTCCTGAACAGGGGCTACCGGAAGAGCGTCGCCCTTAACTTCGTGGCAAACCACTACAGGCTGGGGAAAGAGGAGAGACACCTCCTCGCGAGGTGCGTATTCTCTGACTCGTGGATTGAGGAAGTTAGGCGGAAGCTCCTTTCTCCGGAGGAGGTTATGGGTAAAGTTCTCGGAATAGACGGCTTCAACGTCCTCATAACCCTTGAGTCCCTTCTTGAAGGGAGGGCCATTCTCTGCGAGGACGGGCTCGTGCGGGACTTAAAGTACCAGGGAAAGTATCGGGTAAGCGGAAGAACCCCAGAACTTCTAGCCGAAATTGCAACGGCCCTGGGAGAACTGGGTGTGGAAAAGGCCGTCGTTTTTTACGGCAAGAGCACGCCAAGAAGCGGGGAAGTCAAAAGGCTCACGGAAGAGAAATTGAAAGAAGCAGGTGTTTTTGGGGAGGTTAGGCTTGTGAAGAGCCCCGACTTTGAGCTTAAAACGTTCGAGATAGTGGCCACTGCAGACACTGGCGTAATCGCAAAGACGATTGGAGTGTTTGACCTGCCCGCGTACATTGGAAAGAAACTTGGGAAGACCCCTCCGACGTTTGTGGAAGTGCTGAGACGGTGGGAGCCGAGCTAATGGCTGGCTAAACATTTAGATATTTTTGAATTAATGCAAATTGTTGGGGGTATTTTGGAACTTTAGAAAGCCTTTAATATACTTGTGTCCATAATATTACCATAGATTTAACTACCCGCTTTTTCTGTTCTTGGCGGGCTTTGGAGGGATTAACATGAAAGGTGGTCTCTTGGCATTGTTTTTGGTTCTTGTTATTCTGATGGGGGTAGTGGCCAGCGGCTGTCTCGGTGGTGATGAGACAACATCACCCATCGAAACGTATCAGGAGAACACCAACGAGGGTAGTGGTTCACCGAGTTCCTCACCTTCCAGTGGAGAAGAGACCCAAACCGCAACCTGGCAGACTCCCTGGGACGCCTACAATCCCGTCCAGATTGGGGGTCGGGATTACTATATAACTTACACAACGTACACCTTCACTGTCAAGAGCTCCGGTGAAGGAGAACGCTCCTATGAAGTCATCAAGCAGAGAGGCTACGTGAAAGCGCACATATACTCCGACGACAACGGGAAGAAAGATTTGGGGGAGTACAACCTCTTCGCCTACTACGGAAAGATAATCCCGGTAAACGACCCCGAAATGAATGGGCCTCTCGAGTACCTCATACTGATAAAGGATAGAACTAAAGACACCGACTCTTACTTCCTCACACCTTTCCCGGACTTTGGGGCTATGATGTCCGGGACGACTGCCGTTATCGAGATGTCGTACGGGGGCAACTACTTCTACTGGAGCAACCCTGCGGCGGTGGGAGAGTACTCGGAGCTTCCGTACCAGGAGGGAGATTTCGAGGCCGTAATGGAGGGAATACCCTCCGCAACCATTCAGGCATGGGGGGTGATGGTCACATCGGGTGTCTGGAGCGGACTCGAGGAGCACGACCTCTCAAAACCGGACGAGTACAGCTTCTCATTTATGGGCCTCGGATACAACTACAAAATTGACCCTGATGGAACCGTGAGCTTCGGAGGGAAGAGCTTCAAGGCGAGCAAAGTTGAGTGGAGCTGGACCTTTGGAAACGTTAAAGGGCAGGGAAAGGCAACGATAGCTCCGGAGCTGCCGATACCGGTGGAGACCGAGGGAACCTTCAGCCAGATGGGAGAAGGGAGCTACTACTCAAAGCTGAAGCTGGAAGACCTGAAATTATCAAAGGAGTTTGAGGGAATAGACGTCCAGATAAAACAGGGCACTTCACAGGGAGAAAGCGAAACCCCCACGGAAACCCAAACCGAAACCTCTACCCCAACGGAAATCCCGAGTGGGGGCTTATCGGGCAACTGGCAGCTGGGATGGGACGCCAGCGAGCCGATAACCATTGATGGCGAGGATTACGTTGTTAAAGAGGTAACCTTCGAGGCCGACTACCGCGTCTCCGGCGGCTCAACTGTCCACATGACCATCAGAAAGGGCTACTACGAAACCCGGCTCAACGGGGAGGACGTTTATGCACTCTACGCCATCCTCGACATCGGCGGGGAGACCTACAACTACACGGTCTACGTTGAGTACCCCAACGAATACATCTCGGGGATTCTCTGGGTGCCCCAGGTCTATGACATGGTCAACGGCCCAAGCTTCGTCAAAATTGAGATTACGGGGCCGAGCTGTCACTACGTGATGGACGAAGCAGGAAACATGGAGGGTGACTACACCTGCGGCTACATAAGTGAAAGCTTCCAGCAGTACAACATGATATGGAGCTATCCAACGGGCTTTTACGGAGGTATCTACGGGGATGTGCTCAGCTATGTGGCTCTGACGGAGAATGGGGATGGTTACACGGTTGAGCCGGGAGACGATGTATCCTTAGCGGGCATGGACTTCAAGACGTACAAAGTAACCTGGAGTGGCCTCGTCCAAGATGGGCTGACCCAGGCCAACGGGGAAACGGTTGTAGTTCCGGAGCTCCCGTTCCCGGTTGAAGTGACTGCATCGCTCGCAATGCCCGGAAGCGGGAGTATTTACGTCCACGCGAAGCTCGTTGATGTAAAGCTTGAGGAGACTGGCCAGTAGGCAAACTTTAAATCTTTTTTACCTATTTTTAACCATGTTCGGCGAGCACGAGCTGAAAACCCAGTTCATCAGGGTCGGCGACAAAAAAATCCACCTTCTCGAGGAGAGCGAGGGCCTGGTTAGATACCGGCGAGACAATGTTGAGAGGATACTCAAGAACAAC encodes the following:
- a CDS encoding DUF434 domain-containing protein yields the protein MLIEAYRDIKYLLNRGYRKSVALNFVANHYRLGKEERHLLARCVFSDSWIEEVRRKLLSPEEVMGKVLGIDGFNVLITLESLLEGRAILCEDGLVRDLKYQGKYRVSGRTPELLAEIATALGELGVEKAVVFYGKSTPRSGEVKRLTEEKLKEAGVFGEVRLVKSPDFELKTFEIVATADTGVIAKTIGVFDLPAYIGKKLGKTPPTFVEVLRRWEPS
- a CDS encoding HD domain-containing protein; this encodes MYTEEELLREIRELLDDDKLFEAYEKAFREYHYYFDTANYIVLNVYQFNDHGPVHVLLTTRRALELLRIIKKFGIQTTAEKLGKPLWWSKFIVAFGALFHDIGNMIHRINHYEFSVFLAEPIIEKLVNEFEKRDPLLLKALTLNAIYTHDEHVPCTTIEGSLITIADGCDMEAGRSRLVHKKDKVDIHAVSAMAIDRVEIREGDENQPILIEIWMKHPAGIFQVDEILTKKVRSSLLTGNIRLRIHTGKGGEVLEKVI